The following are encoded in a window of Atribacterota bacterium genomic DNA:
- a CDS encoding purine-nucleoside phosphorylase, whose amino-acid sequence MENILARIESSIKSIQDYSKVRPEIAIILGTGLGKLAEEIEEKTIIPYNKINNFPVSTVHGHSGNLVLGKLEGKNIIAMQGRFHYYEGYSMQEITFPVRVMKKMGAGIIIISNAAGGMNRFFKRGDLMLINDHINLMGDNPLIGPNDDSLGPRFPDMSRAYDSGLIKLAEEAAIEEKISIQKGIYAGLTGPMLETPAEYRFLIKIGADAVGMSTVPEVIVANHMGMRVLGISCITDLAIDGVVEEVQFEEILNAAAKSEPKMTRIVRKVIRNIVN is encoded by the coding sequence ATGGAAAATATATTAGCCAGGATTGAAAGCAGCATTAAATCAATACAAGATTATAGTAAAGTAAGACCGGAAATTGCAATTATTTTGGGTACCGGATTAGGTAAGCTGGCTGAGGAAATCGAAGAAAAAACGATTATACCTTACAATAAAATAAATAACTTTCCTGTTTCTACGGTTCATGGGCATAGCGGGAATTTGGTATTAGGTAAATTAGAAGGGAAGAATATAATAGCAATGCAGGGCAGATTCCATTATTATGAAGGATACAGCATGCAGGAAATAACTTTTCCTGTCAGGGTTATGAAGAAAATGGGTGCTGGTATCATTATTATTTCAAATGCAGCAGGAGGAATGAACCGCTTTTTTAAAAGGGGAGACTTAATGCTTATCAATGATCACATAAATCTAATGGGAGACAATCCATTGATAGGTCCAAATGATGATAGTTTAGGACCTCGTTTTCCTGATATGTCACGGGCATATGATTCAGGTTTAATTAAACTTGCAGAAGAAGCTGCTATTGAGGAAAAAATATCAATTCAGAAAGGAATTTATGCCGGCTTGACTGGACCAATGCTTGAAACACCTGCTGAATACCGGTTTTTAATTAAAATTGGGGCTGATGCTGTAGGAATGTCTACTGTTCCTGAAGTTATAGTTGCAAATCATATGGGGATGAGGGTTTTGGGAATATCCTGTATTACTGATTTAGCAATTGATGGTGTTGTAGAGGAAGTCCAGTTTGAAGAGATATTGAACGCAGCTGCAAAATCTGAACCAAAAATGACCAGGATTGTGAGAAAGGTAATCAGGAATATTGTTAATTAA
- a CDS encoding small multi-drug export protein, with the protein MLINLLKITLLSTLPVLELRGSIPIAISYYHLPVLESYIFAVFGNLIPAVFLLLYLKPFSDFLRKCPIFDIFFSWLFKRTRRHEKKYEKYGALFLLFFVAIPLPVTGAWTGSVAAFLFGIRFWYAFPMIAGGVMIAGIIVTFANLGIINLFL; encoded by the coding sequence TTGTTAATTAATCTTTTAAAAATCACCTTGCTTTCAACATTACCGGTGTTAGAATTACGTGGATCTATACCTATTGCAATATCTTATTATCATTTGCCGGTTTTAGAAAGTTATATTTTTGCGGTTTTTGGAAACTTAATACCCGCAGTATTTTTGCTTCTTTACCTGAAACCGTTTTCAGATTTTTTAAGAAAATGTCCTATATTTGATATATTTTTTTCATGGTTATTCAAAAGAACCAGAAGGCATGAAAAAAAATATGAGAAGTATGGAGCGCTGTTTTTATTATTTTTTGTTGCTATACCTTTGCCTGTAACTGGTGCATGGACTGGTTCAGTTGCTGCTTTTTTATTTGGAATACGTTTTTGGTATGCCTTCCCGATGATAGCGGGAGGTGTTATGATTGCCGGAATTATTGTTACTTTTGCTAATCTGGGAATTATTAATTTATTTTTATGA
- the mtnA gene encoding S-methyl-5-thioribose-1-phosphate isomerase produces MIKTIEWREDKVFMIDQRKLPDDLEIISCSNHYEVADAIKDMAIRGAPAIGAAAAYGMALAAKNYETDDISKFINYLEKARDLLAATRPTAVNLFWALGKIWELTINSDITVKELRDKIISKAKEIAETDIQTNYKIGENGVQLFDDGDIILTHCNAGSLATVFYGTALGVIRSVYRQKRNIKVFVDETRPVLQGARLTAWELLEEKIPATLICDSVAGFLMSRGEISKVIVGADRIGANGDVANKIGTYSISVLAKEHNIPFYVAAPFTTIDFEINNGNEIKIEERRESEVTTIMGRRIAPIGIDVYNPAFDVTPNKNISAIITEKGIVKPPFFNNLKRLIKLNKCKKN; encoded by the coding sequence ATGATAAAGACAATAGAGTGGAGAGAAGATAAAGTATTCATGATTGACCAGAGAAAACTCCCCGATGATTTGGAGATAATAAGTTGTTCAAATCATTATGAGGTGGCTGATGCTATAAAGGATATGGCAATTAGAGGTGCTCCTGCAATTGGAGCTGCAGCTGCATATGGAATGGCTCTCGCTGCTAAAAATTATGAAACTGATGATATTTCAAAGTTTATCAACTATTTAGAAAAAGCAAGGGATTTGCTGGCTGCAACCAGGCCTACAGCAGTTAATCTATTTTGGGCTTTGGGAAAAATATGGGAATTGACTATAAATAGTGATATTACGGTGAAAGAATTACGTGATAAAATCATATCAAAGGCCAAAGAAATTGCCGAAACAGATATTCAAACCAATTATAAAATTGGAGAGAATGGAGTACAGTTATTCGATGACGGAGATATTATATTGACCCATTGTAATGCTGGTTCTCTGGCAACAGTATTTTATGGAACCGCTCTGGGAGTAATCAGATCAGTATACAGGCAGAAAAGGAATATTAAAGTCTTTGTTGATGAAACCAGACCCGTGTTACAGGGAGCAAGATTAACGGCATGGGAATTATTGGAAGAGAAAATACCCGCAACTCTTATTTGTGATTCTGTTGCTGGTTTTTTAATGTCCCGGGGGGAAATAAGCAAAGTGATAGTTGGGGCTGATCGAATCGGAGCCAATGGTGATGTTGCAAATAAGATTGGCACATACAGCATTTCTGTGTTGGCGAAGGAGCACAACATACCTTTTTATGTTGCGGCACCTTTTACGACTATTGATTTTGAAATTAACAATGGAAATGAAATTAAAATCGAAGAACGTAGAGAATCCGAAGTAACAACAATAATGGGAAGGCGAATTGCTCCGATTGGTATTGATGTATACAATCCTGCTTTTGATGTTACACCAAATAAAAATATATCTGCAATAATTACAGAAAAGGGAATTGTAAAACCCCCTTTTTTTAATAATCTAAAAAGATTAATAAAATTAAATAAATGCAAAAAAAATTGA
- the murA gene encoding UDP-N-acetylglucosamine 1-carboxyvinyltransferase: MQNPDKFYIAGGKQLNGTVVIDGAKNSALSIMAASLLSREVSILENVPRLKDVYSMIEVIKILGVKVEWIDDNTLSIDPDDFNNYEAPYELVKTMRASFLVMGPLLARLKKAKISLPGGCAIGARPVDFHLKGFRAMGADIVTEKGYIRAEVNKLTGDDIYLDFPSLGATENIMMAASLAEGTTTIENAAKDPEVIELGNFLNEMGAKIDGLGNDIIIVEGVKKLRGVKYKIIPDRIEGGTYMVAAAITGGNVEIKNVNPYYLKSCTVKLEEAGLDVQVKKDSIFVSCPDGIKSVDIKTMPFPGFPTDMQAQFMALMTIANGTSVITENVFESRFAHAGDLRRMGADIKIEGRNSIVKGVKKLSAAPVMASDLRGGAALVLAALVAEGITEISRIYHIDRGYVKLEEKLKALGANIKRD; the protein is encoded by the coding sequence ATGCAAAATCCGGATAAATTTTATATTGCCGGTGGTAAACAGCTTAATGGAACTGTTGTTATTGACGGTGCAAAAAATTCTGCTTTATCAATCATGGCTGCTTCTCTTCTGTCAAGAGAGGTAAGTATCTTAGAAAATGTTCCTAGACTAAAGGATGTTTACAGCATGATTGAGGTAATTAAGATTCTGGGAGTAAAAGTAGAATGGATTGATGATAATACACTCTCGATAGACCCGGATGATTTTAATAATTATGAAGCACCATATGAACTGGTAAAAACTATGAGAGCTTCCTTTTTGGTAATGGGGCCACTGTTAGCCAGGTTGAAAAAGGCAAAAATATCTTTGCCAGGCGGATGTGCCATTGGTGCCAGACCCGTTGATTTTCATTTAAAAGGATTTCGAGCCATGGGAGCTGATATTGTTACAGAGAAAGGATATATCAGGGCTGAGGTAAACAAATTAACCGGTGATGATATCTATTTAGATTTCCCAAGCCTGGGGGCTACCGAGAATATAATGATGGCAGCTTCTTTAGCAGAGGGCACTACGACAATAGAGAATGCCGCTAAAGATCCTGAAGTAATTGAGCTGGGTAATTTTTTAAATGAAATGGGAGCAAAAATAGATGGATTAGGGAATGATATAATAATTGTCGAAGGTGTTAAAAAATTGAGGGGTGTAAAATATAAAATTATTCCGGATAGAATAGAAGGTGGAACTTACATGGTTGCTGCTGCTATTACCGGAGGTAATGTGGAAATTAAGAATGTTAATCCTTACTATTTAAAATCATGTACGGTGAAATTAGAAGAGGCAGGATTAGATGTTCAAGTAAAAAAGGATAGCATTTTTGTTTCCTGTCCGGATGGAATTAAATCAGTTGACATTAAAACTATGCCTTTTCCTGGTTTTCCTACAGATATGCAGGCACAGTTTATGGCTTTAATGACTATTGCTAATGGAACAAGTGTTATCACAGAGAATGTTTTTGAAAGCCGGTTTGCTCATGCAGGTGATTTAAGAAGAATGGGGGCTGATATTAAGATTGAAGGAAGAAACAGTATTGTAAAAGGTGTTAAAAAACTTAGCGCTGCCCCGGTAATGGCTTCTGACTTAAGAGGTGGGGCTGCATTGGTACTTGCAGCATTAGTTGCAGAAGGAATAACTGAGATAAGCAGGATATATCATATCGATAGAGGATATGTTAAATTAGAAGAAAAGTTAAAGGCACTGGGTGCTAATATAAAAAGGGACTAA
- a CDS encoding rod shape-determining protein, whose amino-acid sequence MLGIDKSLGIDLGTVSVLIFQKGAGIVLQEPSVVSIYKDTGKVFAVGKEAKEMLGKTPGNIVAIEPMKAGVIADYDVTEKMLTYFIKKVSSNSRLFRPQVVICVPAGGTEVEKRAALEAAVAAGAKKAYLVEESIAAAIGAGLDISEPYGNMVVDVGGGTTDIAVISLGGIVESESLRVAGNTFDENIVKYIKSKYNLMIGEKTAENLKVEIGSAMEQEQETYAEIRGRDLVSGLPKSIEVGSSEVLEAISKTLESILDGIKLVLERTPPELAADIADKGMVLTGGGALLRNFDVLLTKVNKIPAYVAENPISCVALGAGKVLDKIHLLKQGLISSTQR is encoded by the coding sequence ATGCTTGGAATAGATAAAAGTTTAGGAATAGATTTAGGAACTGTAAGTGTATTAATATTCCAAAAAGGTGCAGGTATAGTATTACAGGAACCATCTGTTGTTTCCATTTATAAAGATACGGGAAAAGTATTCGCAGTTGGAAAAGAAGCCAAAGAAATGTTAGGAAAAACTCCTGGAAATATTGTTGCCATTGAACCGATGAAGGCAGGAGTTATAGCTGATTATGATGTAACAGAAAAAATGCTTACCTATTTTATCAAGAAAGTGTCATCAAATTCAAGACTATTCAGGCCACAGGTAGTTATCTGTGTTCCTGCCGGGGGGACAGAAGTTGAAAAAAGAGCGGCCCTGGAGGCTGCGGTTGCGGCGGGAGCAAAAAAAGCATACCTGGTTGAGGAATCAATTGCAGCTGCTATCGGCGCAGGTCTTGATATCAGTGAACCTTATGGTAATATGGTCGTTGATGTGGGGGGAGGTACTACTGATATCGCAGTTATTTCCCTTGGAGGAATTGTCGAGAGCGAATCTCTAAGAGTTGCTGGAAATACTTTTGATGAGAATATTGTGAAATATATTAAGAGCAAGTACAATCTTATGATTGGCGAAAAAACTGCCGAAAATCTGAAGGTCGAGATAGGTTCCGCTATGGAGCAGGAACAGGAGACGTATGCAGAGATAAGAGGAAGAGACCTGGTGTCGGGACTGCCAAAAAGTATTGAAGTGGGGTCTTCAGAGGTATTGGAGGCTATATCCAAAACTTTGGAATCAATATTAGATGGAATTAAGCTGGTTTTAGAAAGAACTCCTCCAGAATTAGCTGCTGATATTGCTGACAAAGGCATGGTGCTAACTGGTGGAGGAGCACTTTTAAGAAATTTTGATGTTTTGTTAACAAAGGTAAATAAGATTCCTGCTTATGTCGCTGAAAATCCAATTTCATGTGTAGCATTAGGAGCCGGTAAAGTGCTGGATAAGATTCACCTGTTAAAACAGGGTTTAATCAGTAGTACACAACGGTAA
- a CDS encoding SpoIVB peptidase S55 domain-containing protein: MLKKVISDKKNKFKKIITLILLLNILFFFQLAINAQVQGGFIHINEISPGIKGIGKTVFSGTEIEEFDIQVIDIISGTGIDDSYILVKLNGEKIEENGGISAGMSGTPVYFDGKLAGAISHAWEMSEHNLCLVTPINRMLKLFDYNKQDTDNELLYKQTMQPVPVSLDSDLKNRIVKNISKKEEITSIFELADNSGSVLNFEYINTPIFISGFSGRSIEIIQNSLGNAEGSVVKNISGTSNIGIELEMNSELNTLEPGSAVGVQLSTGDASVLTIGTSTYCTDNLVLAFGHPFLHQGNVSYLFSAVYIYHSFPSILMPFKMGTPYKLLGEVVQDRNAGILARLNHFPKVVSCKINIYDLDKAKNIQSGTKIVPQNSIIQSVTNALLVQTIDHAIDRIGLGTANVHIELKPSYGEDTFLYDNMFFSKEDIAVQCGRDFEEIFDLMINNYGEQIDLNEIKLDVTVSEDNKNAIIKEIETDKEEYYPGDIIIAKAVIQPFRQPVEEKVFSIEIPEDITVGEVILLVNGGSSIEPLNKEVLSYNEEKYLIDGWDEIKKFYQEKVKNNQIVAELVGVNVFESTSPDGIENIEGNDDIKKVIDTNFVIEGRHEMYLSIKENKSKDRNNE, from the coding sequence ATGTTAAAAAAAGTGATTAGTGATAAGAAAAACAAATTTAAAAAAATAATTACACTGATTTTATTATTGAATATCTTATTTTTTTTCCAGTTGGCCATTAATGCCCAGGTACAGGGAGGCTTTATTCATATAAATGAGATATCGCCTGGAATCAAAGGTATTGGGAAAACTGTATTTTCCGGAACAGAAATTGAAGAATTTGATATCCAGGTAATTGATATAATTTCCGGAACCGGGATTGATGACAGTTATATTTTAGTTAAATTAAATGGTGAAAAAATAGAAGAGAATGGCGGCATCTCTGCAGGAATGAGCGGTACTCCGGTTTATTTTGATGGAAAGTTAGCTGGAGCAATTTCCCATGCATGGGAAATGAGTGAGCATAATTTATGCCTTGTAACACCAATAAATAGAATGCTTAAATTATTCGATTACAATAAACAGGATACTGATAATGAATTACTCTACAAACAAACAATGCAACCAGTGCCTGTATCCTTAGATAGTGATTTAAAAAATAGAATAGTCAAAAATATATCAAAAAAAGAAGAAATTACCAGTATTTTTGAATTAGCTGATAATAGTGGAAGTGTTCTTAATTTTGAATATATCAATACTCCAATATTCATAAGTGGTTTTAGCGGACGTTCAATAGAAATAATTCAAAACAGTCTTGGTAATGCAGAAGGCTCTGTTGTTAAAAATATATCAGGAACAAGCAATATTGGCATCGAGCTGGAAATGAACTCAGAATTGAATACCCTTGAACCTGGTTCAGCTGTCGGAGTGCAGCTATCTACAGGTGATGCGAGTGTTCTTACTATAGGAACATCTACATATTGTACAGATAATTTAGTTTTAGCATTTGGTCACCCTTTTTTGCATCAGGGTAATGTTTCATATTTATTTTCTGCTGTTTATATTTACCACAGTTTTCCCAGTATATTAATGCCTTTTAAAATGGGAACCCCTTATAAGTTATTAGGTGAAGTAGTGCAAGACAGAAATGCAGGTATCCTGGCAAGGTTAAATCATTTTCCAAAGGTAGTATCCTGTAAAATCAATATTTATGACTTAGATAAAGCAAAAAATATCCAGAGTGGTACAAAAATTGTTCCACAGAATAGTATTATACAAAGTGTGACTAATGCGCTACTTGTGCAAACAATAGACCATGCTATTGATAGAATTGGATTGGGAACGGCAAATGTTCACATTGAATTGAAACCTTCTTACGGAGAAGATACGTTTTTATATGATAATATGTTTTTCAGTAAAGAGGACATTGCTGTGCAATGTGGTCGCGATTTTGAGGAAATATTTGATTTAATGATTAATAATTATGGTGAACAGATTGATTTAAATGAAATAAAACTTGATGTCACTGTATCTGAAGATAATAAAAATGCAATAATAAAGGAGATTGAGACTGACAAAGAAGAGTATTATCCCGGTGATATTATAATTGCAAAGGCTGTTATTCAACCATTCAGGCAACCTGTAGAAGAAAAAGTATTCAGTATAGAAATACCGGAAGATATTACAGTAGGGGAAGTAATTTTGCTGGTTAACGGGGGTTCATCCATAGAGCCGCTTAATAAAGAAGTCCTCTCATATAATGAAGAGAAATATTTAATAGATGGTTGGGATGAAATAAAAAAGTTTTATCAGGAAAAAGTTAAGAATAATCAAATTGTAGCTGAATTAGTTGGGGTAAATGTTTTTGAAAGCACTTCTCCTGATGGAATAGAAAATATAGAAGGCAATGATGATATTAAAAAGGTTATAGACACCAATTTTGTTATAGAAGGAAGACATGAAATGTATTTAAGTATCAAAGAAAATAAGAGCAAGGATAGGAATAATGAGTAA
- the ispD gene encoding 2-C-methyl-D-erythritol 4-phosphate cytidylyltransferase: protein MSNIAIIAAAGNGERLDSCDSKMLVNIAGKPLLVHTLNVFEKSEKIDEIVLVVHKKDLKKIEKEVIEKNKYQKLSKIVLGGFTRQESVYKGLQAIKENNGRVCIHDGARPLIEEWMIERTIEEVDTHEGAIMAVPVIETIKKVIIEEMLVKETVNREEYWIVQTPQAFNIKYAKNIYKRAIEEELSVTDDASIAEHYGGKVKIIPGSRENIKITTSIDILLAEILIKKRLNNI from the coding sequence ATGAGTAATATTGCGATTATCGCTGCTGCTGGAAATGGAGAAAGACTTGATTCCTGTGACAGTAAGATGTTGGTAAATATAGCAGGAAAACCGCTACTTGTACATACTTTAAATGTATTTGAGAAATCTGAAAAAATAGATGAAATTGTATTGGTTGTTCATAAGAAAGATTTAAAAAAAATAGAGAAGGAAGTAATAGAAAAAAATAAATATCAGAAATTAAGTAAAATTGTATTAGGTGGATTTACCAGGCAAGAATCCGTATATAAAGGATTACAAGCTATAAAAGAAAATAACGGGCGAGTATGTATTCATGATGGTGCCAGGCCTTTAATTGAAGAATGGATGATAGAGAGAACTATAGAGGAAGTTGATACCCATGAAGGGGCAATTATGGCTGTACCGGTTATTGAAACAATAAAAAAAGTTATAATAGAGGAAATGCTGGTTAAGGAGACAGTTAACCGGGAAGAATACTGGATAGTTCAGACACCCCAGGCTTTTAATATAAAATATGCCAAAAACATTTATAAAAGGGCTATAGAGGAAGAATTGTCAGTCACAGATGATGCATCAATTGCAGAACATTATGGTGGAAAAGTAAAAATTATCCCGGGTTCTAGAGAAAATATAAAGATTACTACATCCATTGATATTTTATTAGCAGAAATATTAATAAAAAAGAGATTAAATAATATATAA
- the ispE gene encoding 4-(cytidine 5'-diphospho)-2-C-methyl-D-erythritol kinase has product MIRLKSYAKINLYLDIKEKMENGYHCIETLFQTINIYDEIIIRKINKPIYQIKCDNPIVPVGRESIVYQAVDCLMRDKDYGVEIRIRKNIPVAAGLGGGSSNVASILAGICKLFQLDVKPTRLINIALSLGMDIPFFLKRGTVYATGRGELLYPILTAGNPLHVLLVNPGIKVSTKWAYDEFDKEIKGNFKETKITFNHYMNNYINKRKPLYLNEFGKHIYNRFDSIISRKFPVISEIKEKIIELGAVSTTMSGSGPTVFGIMENSRQAKLACRELKNKYPYVCTAKTVKAKNIFLKNSF; this is encoded by the coding sequence ATGATTAGACTGAAAAGTTATGCTAAGATAAATCTGTATCTTGATATAAAAGAAAAAATGGAAAATGGTTACCATTGTATTGAAACATTATTCCAAACGATTAATATCTATGATGAGATTATAATAAGAAAAATAAATAAGCCAATTTATCAGATTAAATGTGATAATCCTATAGTGCCTGTTGGAAGAGAGAGCATAGTCTATCAAGCAGTAGATTGCTTAATGAGAGATAAAGATTATGGAGTTGAAATAAGGATAAGAAAAAATATTCCTGTTGCAGCAGGATTAGGGGGAGGCTCTTCAAATGTTGCATCAATTTTAGCAGGAATATGCAAATTATTCCAATTAGATGTGAAACCCACCAGGTTAATTAACATTGCACTCAGTTTAGGAATGGATATTCCTTTTTTTTTAAAAAGGGGTACTGTTTATGCTACCGGAAGAGGAGAATTGCTGTATCCTATTTTAACAGCAGGAAACCCACTTCATGTCTTATTGGTTAACCCGGGAATTAAGGTCTCGACAAAATGGGCTTATGATGAATTCGATAAGGAAATAAAAGGCAATTTTAAAGAAACAAAGATAACTTTTAACCATTATATGAATAATTATATAAATAAAAGAAAACCTCTTTATCTTAATGAATTTGGAAAACATATATATAACAGATTTGACTCTATTATTAGCAGAAAATTTCCGGTTATCAGTGAAATAAAAGAGAAGATAATTGAGCTGGGTGCAGTATCTACAACAATGTCCGGGAGCGGACCAACTGTATTCGGGATTATGGAAAATAGTCGCCAGGCAAAGTTGGCATGCAGAGAATTGAAGAACAAATACCCATATGTCTGCACCGCTAAGACTGTTAAAGCTAAAAATATATTTTTAAAAAATAGTTTTTAA
- the ispF gene encoding 2-C-methyl-D-erythritol 2,4-cyclodiphosphate synthase, with the protein MRVGFGYDIHRLKTGNKLILGGVEIEHIKGLEGHSDADVLIHSVADALLGAAGLEDIGVHFPDSDNSLKGISSLKILKKVQEMLDLKKYAIVNIDVAVVMEKPKLSPYYKRIKENISKVLRLPEDKINIKASTNEGLGFIGKEEGIAAFCVTSLKKKDKIFK; encoded by the coding sequence ATGAGAGTAGGATTTGGATATGATATCCATCGGTTAAAAACAGGAAATAAACTAATATTAGGCGGAGTGGAAATAGAACACATAAAAGGTTTGGAAGGCCACTCTGATGCAGATGTACTAATACACTCTGTTGCGGATGCTTTATTAGGTGCAGCTGGTTTGGAAGATATTGGTGTACATTTTCCTGATAGTGATAATTCTTTAAAAGGTATTTCCAGTTTAAAAATATTAAAAAAGGTACAGGAAATGCTGGATTTAAAAAAGTATGCAATCGTGAATATTGATGTGGCTGTTGTAATGGAAAAACCAAAACTATCTCCTTATTATAAAAGAATAAAAGAAAATATTTCAAAAGTGTTAAGATTGCCTGAAGATAAAATAAATATTAAAGCCTCAACCAATGAGGGACTGGGATTTATTGGAAAAGAAGAAGGAATTGCAGCTTTTTGTGTAACTTCATTGAAAAAAAAAGATAAAATCTTCAAATAA
- a CDS encoding DUF1844 domain-containing protein, giving the protein MENKDQEVKENNLESNDENQKLYPHQLPLSTLFAWFISILNGKSWEYLGLMMNPETKEVNQDLDKAKITIDSIEFLLSKIKNELGKDEKIQLEDLLANLQMNYVEKRREEKEKVEKKVNEK; this is encoded by the coding sequence ATGGAAAATAAAGACCAGGAAGTTAAGGAAAATAACCTTGAAAGTAATGATGAAAATCAAAAATTATATCCACACCAATTACCATTATCAACATTGTTTGCCTGGTTTATCAGCATATTAAATGGCAAGTCATGGGAATACCTGGGCTTAATGATGAATCCGGAAACAAAAGAAGTAAACCAGGATTTGGACAAAGCCAAAATTACTATTGACAGTATTGAATTTTTGTTAAGTAAGATAAAAAATGAGCTTGGAAAAGATGAAAAAATACAGTTAGAAGATCTATTAGCAAACCTTCAGATGAATTATGTTGAAAAAAGAAGAGAAGAAAAAGAAAAAGTAGAAAAGAAGGTTAATGAAAAATAG
- a CDS encoding tetratricopeptide repeat protein, translating into MIPAINKEKSFRVIFIIFFIVFLGITASMHATAQDAQTFYENGYQFFSKGNYKEAEESYQKAIDLDSNFEDAHYWLGKVYRQTGQYDNAITQWIEVLRINPRNPYAFRYLNESYRSTSRVQGTNGIDYFNMGIEMLDIDNEIFLNESSYSTQALLQTVPYFKRAIELKNDLTAAHYWLGEVYYALSKRVSWQYTSMAMSSFENAIKTEEEKNQNTFQKPSEYWHSYQELLTIFQSLGLNERKENLLKQLTEKKKMPYKEILVEGGYPDLEYPDQIEIFSDGEEVTELWIFVQEGIKLRVVDKKIVGEEINNNISNMPEDAIMNAENMTEGEIMDEDQQ; encoded by the coding sequence ATGATTCCAGCAATTAATAAAGAGAAATCGTTTAGAGTAATATTTATTATTTTTTTCATAGTATTTTTAGGGATAACTGCAAGTATGCATGCTACAGCACAGGATGCCCAAACTTTTTATGAGAATGGCTATCAATTTTTTTCTAAGGGAAACTACAAAGAAGCAGAGGAAAGTTACCAAAAAGCTATTGACCTGGATTCAAATTTCGAAGATGCTCATTATTGGCTGGGCAAAGTCTACCGTCAAACCGGACAATATGATAATGCTATTACTCAATGGATAGAAGTTCTAAGAATTAATCCTCGAAATCCTTATGCCTTCAGGTACTTGAACGAAAGCTACCGCAGTACTTCACGTGTCCAGGGTACTAATGGAATCGATTATTTCAATATGGGAATAGAAATGCTTGATATTGATAATGAAATATTCCTTAATGAGTCTTCTTACAGCACCCAGGCGTTATTACAGACTGTTCCTTATTTTAAAAGAGCAATAGAATTAAAGAATGATTTGACAGCTGCTCATTATTGGCTGGGAGAAGTTTATTATGCTTTGTCAAAAAGGGTTAGCTGGCAATATACATCTATGGCAATGAGCAGTTTTGAGAATGCCATTAAAACTGAAGAGGAAAAAAATCAGAATACTTTCCAGAAACCTTCTGAATACTGGCACTCCTACCAGGAACTATTAACAATATTTCAGTCATTGGGCTTAAACGAAAGAAAAGAGAATTTACTGAAGCAGTTAACCGAAAAAAAGAAAATGCCTTATAAGGAAATATTAGTAGAAGGTGGATACCCGGATTTAGAATATCCTGACCAGATTGAAATATTCAGTGATGGTGAAGAGGTGACTGAATTATGGATATTTGTTCAAGAGGGGATAAAACTCAGGGTTGTTGACAAAAAAATAGTTGGAGAGGAAATTAATAATAATATATCGAATATGCCAGAAGATGCGATTATGAATGCAGAAAATATGACCGAGGGAGAAATCATGGATGAAGATCAACAATAG